The region TAGTCGTCATTCCAGGTTCCACGGTTATCAGCACGGGAGCGTTCGCCGAACTTACCGGCCGGGCCAAGCCGTAGGTGATCGTACCGGCGATGAAGGCAAGGAAGATAAAAAACAGGACCAGTTTTTTGCCAAAGCTCTGCCGCATTAGCTGTCACCTCGCTTGCTATGACTATATTATACACAACGGCCAAAGAAAAAAGAAGCCGTTTAGGCTTCCGTTTCCTCCTCCAGCAGTTCCTCGTAGGCCTGCAAGACTTGCTCATATTCTTCATCGGTAGGATCGACATAAATATCTTCGCCGTCTTCGCCCTTGTCAATACGCGCGATAAAGGCATCGGTTCCTTCTTCATCGCAGTCGCAAGGCTCGCCCTCGCAGCAGCAGTCCTCTTCTTCGTTAAAAGGCACCAGGATGGCAAAGCGCTTCTCGCCGATCTCAATAATCATTTCCTGTATAAACTGTTCCTTGTTGCCTTCTTCATCTTCGAACTCAATGATTTCAAATTCACCGAGGTTGTCGTCACGTTCAATGTCAGCCAATTTCTTCACCTCATCTGTTAAATTAATGTCATTTTAGCTTAGAAAAAT is a window of Sporolituus thermophilus DSM 23256 DNA encoding:
- a CDS encoding DUF1292 domain-containing protein, producing the protein MKKLADIERDDNLGEFEIIEFEDEEGNKEQFIQEMIIEIGEKRFAILVPFNEEEDCCCEGEPCDCDEEGTDAFIARIDKGEDGEDIYVDPTDEEYEQVLQAYEELLEEETEA